A stretch of Cupriavidus necator DNA encodes these proteins:
- a CDS encoding SPOR domain-containing protein codes for MGLLSLFSSRKGNDPAPERARRQRTDTGAGIASSRRLADDYADDTLDPEFPQKQRARRRLIGAVVLMVAAVIVLPIVFETKPRPVSDDVSVKVANGVTGAQGAQKPRVEPRKADPLPPTPAARNDAEALDAGEEIVSAPKPAAAAAAADKPAQRAEAKPEAKPGSGKYLILIGAFSSEERAKGWLAKLKASKVPAYVEKKMLADGERILLRAGPFSDRDAADAADKRVRAVGLTSKVVEQ; via the coding sequence ATGGGCCTGCTTTCGCTGTTTTCTTCCCGCAAGGGCAACGACCCGGCACCCGAGCGTGCGCGGCGCCAGCGCACCGACACGGGTGCAGGCATCGCCTCGTCGCGCCGTCTGGCCGATGACTATGCCGACGATACGCTCGACCCCGAATTCCCGCAGAAGCAGCGCGCGCGCCGCCGCCTGATCGGCGCCGTGGTGCTGATGGTGGCCGCCGTGATCGTGCTGCCGATCGTGTTCGAGACCAAGCCGCGGCCGGTGTCCGATGACGTCTCGGTAAAGGTCGCAAACGGGGTCACGGGCGCGCAGGGGGCGCAGAAGCCCCGCGTCGAGCCGCGCAAGGCCGACCCGCTGCCGCCCACGCCGGCGGCGCGCAATGATGCCGAGGCGCTCGACGCCGGCGAGGAAATCGTCAGCGCGCCCAAGCCCGCGGCCGCCGCAGCCGCTGCGGACAAGCCGGCGCAACGGGCTGAAGCCAAGCCCGAAGCCAAGCCGGGCAGCGGCAAGTACCTGATCCTGATCGGCGCCTTCTCTTCCGAAGAGCGCGCCAAGGGCTGGCTGGCCAAGCTCAAGGCGAGCAAGGTCCCGGCCTATGTCGAAAAGAAAATGCTGGCCGATGGCGAGCGCATCCTGCTGCGTGCCGGCCCCTTCAGCGACCGTGACGCCGCCGACGCCGCCGACAAGCGTGTGCGCGCGGTGGGGCTGACCTCGAAGGTCGTGGAACAGTAA
- a CDS encoding CvpA family protein, with translation MQPTFFDYAVVFILLASGVLGVLRGLVREVLSLIGWVVAFWVAFRYGAVAAGWMPESMPGGELARHALGFVVLLIGTVLGASLAGMVVGQLLESTGLKPADRGLGLMFGLLRGVLLVMVMVTLASLTKLPEEPFWRDAVSRPYVMQAMESVKPWLPPELAKYVKT, from the coding sequence ATGCAGCCGACTTTCTTCGACTATGCCGTGGTCTTCATCCTGCTGGCCTCGGGCGTGCTCGGCGTGCTGCGCGGCCTGGTGCGCGAGGTGCTCTCGCTGATCGGCTGGGTGGTGGCGTTCTGGGTGGCGTTCCGCTATGGCGCGGTGGCCGCGGGCTGGATGCCTGAATCGATGCCTGGCGGCGAGCTGGCGCGCCATGCGCTGGGTTTCGTGGTGCTGCTGATCGGCACCGTGCTGGGCGCCTCGCTGGCCGGCATGGTGGTCGGGCAGCTGCTGGAGAGCACCGGGCTCAAGCCCGCCGACCGCGGGCTGGGACTGATGTTCGGCCTGCTGCGCGGCGTGCTGCTGGTGATGGTGATGGTCACGCTGGCCAGCCTGACCAAATTGCCGGAAGAACCGTTCTGGCGCGACGCGGTAAGCCGCCCTTATGTGATGCAGGCCATGGAATCGGTGAAGCCATGGCTGCCGCCGGAGCTGGCGAAGTACGTCAAGACATGA
- the purF gene encoding amidophosphoribosyltransferase → MCGIVGVVSATPVNQLIYDSLLLLQHRGQDAAGIATANGSTFHMHKANGLVRDVFRTRNMRSLPGAAGIGQVRYPTAGSASSEEEAQPFYVNAPYGVILAHNGNLTNWEQLREEMFRRDRRHINTHSDTEVLLNVLADELQRASNGMALDPDTIFTAVSGLHRRVRGSYAIAAQIAGYGMLAVRDPFGIRPLCLGSVETPTGKEWMVASESVALEGIGYKLERDVAPGEAIFIDLDGKLYSKQCAENAVLTPCIFEYVYLARPDSCIDGVPVYDARLRMGDYLAEKIRQEVSAGDVDVVMPIPDSSRPAAMQVANRLGVNYREGFFKNRYVGRTFIMPGQAVRKKSVRQKLNAMGVEFKGKNVLIVDDSIVRGTTSFEIVQMARDAGANKVIFASAAPPVKYPNVYGIDMPTRSELVAHNRTHEEIAKIIGADKLVYQDVEAMKQAVRDINPALKDFDASCFDGRYITGDIDEAYLNRLETARSQADRDGTNGDTERSQLHLQRSGGNE, encoded by the coding sequence ATGTGCGGTATCGTCGGCGTGGTTTCAGCCACGCCTGTCAACCAATTGATTTACGACAGCCTGCTGTTGTTGCAACATCGCGGACAGGATGCTGCCGGCATCGCCACCGCCAACGGCAGTACTTTCCACATGCACAAGGCCAACGGCCTGGTGCGCGATGTCTTCCGCACCCGCAATATGCGCAGCCTGCCCGGCGCCGCCGGTATCGGCCAGGTGCGCTATCCGACCGCTGGCTCGGCATCCAGCGAGGAAGAAGCGCAGCCGTTCTACGTGAACGCGCCCTATGGCGTGATCCTGGCGCATAACGGCAACCTGACCAACTGGGAGCAGCTGCGCGAGGAGATGTTCCGCCGCGACCGCCGCCACATCAACACGCATTCGGACACCGAAGTGCTGCTGAACGTGCTGGCCGACGAGCTGCAGCGCGCCAGCAACGGCATGGCGCTGGACCCGGACACCATCTTCACGGCGGTCAGCGGCCTGCACCGCCGCGTACGCGGCTCGTATGCCATTGCCGCGCAGATCGCCGGCTACGGCATGCTGGCGGTGCGCGACCCGTTCGGCATCCGCCCGCTGTGCCTGGGCAGCGTCGAGACCCCCACCGGCAAGGAGTGGATGGTGGCATCCGAGTCCGTGGCGCTGGAAGGCATCGGCTACAAGCTCGAGCGCGACGTGGCGCCGGGCGAGGCCATCTTCATCGACCTGGATGGCAAGCTCTACAGCAAGCAGTGCGCCGAGAACGCGGTGCTGACGCCGTGCATTTTCGAGTACGTCTACCTGGCCCGCCCGGATTCGTGCATCGACGGCGTGCCGGTCTATGACGCGCGCCTGCGCATGGGCGACTACCTGGCCGAGAAGATCCGCCAGGAAGTGTCAGCCGGCGATGTCGACGTGGTCATGCCGATTCCCGATTCCAGCCGTCCGGCCGCGATGCAGGTGGCCAACCGCCTGGGCGTGAACTACCGCGAAGGCTTCTTCAAGAACCGCTACGTCGGCCGCACCTTCATCATGCCCGGCCAGGCGGTGCGCAAGAAGTCGGTGCGCCAGAAGCTCAATGCCATGGGCGTGGAGTTCAAGGGCAAGAACGTGCTGATCGTCGATGACTCGATCGTGCGCGGCACCACCTCGTTCGAGATCGTGCAGATGGCGCGCGATGCCGGCGCCAACAAGGTGATCTTCGCCTCGGCCGCGCCGCCGGTGAAGTACCCCAACGTGTATGGCATCGACATGCCGACCCGCAGCGAGCTGGTGGCCCATAACCGCACCCACGAAGAGATTGCGAAGATCATCGGCGCGGACAAGCTGGTGTACCAGGACGTGGAAGCGATGAAGCAGGCCGTGCGCGACATCAACCCGGCGCTGAAGGACTTCGATGCTTCGTGCTTCGATGGCCGCTACATCACCGGCGATATCGACGAGGCCTACCTGAACCGCCTGGAAACGGCGCGCAGCCAGGCCGACCGCGACGGCACCAATGGCGACACCGAGCGCTCGCAACTGCACCTGCAGCGCTCCGGCGGCAACGAGTAA
- a CDS encoding O-succinylhomoserine sulfhydrylase codes for MNEPLNPESLGIDTLGVRAGTLRSEFMEHSEAIYLTSSFCFNSAAEAAERFANSEEGFTYSRFTNPTVSMFQSRLAALEGAQACMATASGMSAILSVVLSSMQAGDHLVSSRAIFGSTMTLFGNIFSKFGVETTFVDPSDLNAWRAAVRPNTKLLFLETPSNPLTEVADIAAVADIAHDAGALLVVDNCFCSPALQQPMKFGADIVVHSATKHIDGQGRVLGGAVLGSHDFIMGKVFPFVRTAGPTLSAFNAWVLLKGMETLAIRMERHSASALALAQFLESHPAVARVFHPALKSHPQHEIAMRQQSGGGAIVSFELKGATPEQQRANAWRVIDNTRLCSITGNLGDTRTTITHPYTTTHARVSPEAKAAAGVGEGLIRLAVGLESVDDLKADLLRGLGD; via the coding sequence ATGAACGAACCGCTCAACCCCGAATCGCTCGGCATCGACACCCTCGGCGTGCGCGCCGGCACGCTGCGCAGCGAATTCATGGAGCACTCCGAAGCCATTTACCTGACCTCGAGCTTCTGCTTCAACAGCGCCGCCGAGGCCGCCGAACGCTTCGCCAACTCGGAAGAGGGCTTCACCTACTCGCGCTTCACCAACCCGACCGTGTCGATGTTCCAGTCGCGCCTGGCCGCGCTGGAAGGCGCGCAGGCCTGCATGGCGACCGCCTCGGGCATGAGCGCGATCCTGTCGGTGGTGCTGTCGTCGATGCAGGCGGGCGACCACCTGGTCAGCTCGCGCGCGATCTTCGGCTCGACCATGACGCTGTTCGGCAATATCTTCTCGAAGTTCGGCGTCGAGACCACCTTCGTCGACCCGAGCGACCTGAACGCATGGCGCGCCGCGGTGCGCCCGAACACCAAGCTGCTCTTCCTGGAAACGCCGTCGAACCCGCTGACCGAAGTGGCCGATATCGCCGCCGTGGCCGACATCGCCCACGACGCCGGCGCGCTGCTGGTGGTCGACAACTGCTTCTGTTCGCCGGCGCTGCAGCAGCCGATGAAGTTCGGCGCCGACATCGTGGTGCATTCGGCCACCAAGCATATCGACGGCCAGGGCCGCGTGCTGGGCGGCGCGGTGCTGGGCTCGCACGACTTCATCATGGGCAAGGTGTTCCCGTTCGTTCGCACCGCGGGCCCGACGCTGTCGGCGTTCAACGCCTGGGTGCTGCTCAAGGGCATGGAGACGCTGGCGATCCGCATGGAACGCCATTCGGCCAGCGCGCTGGCGCTGGCGCAGTTCCTGGAATCGCATCCGGCGGTGGCGCGCGTGTTCCACCCGGCGCTGAAGTCGCACCCGCAGCACGAGATCGCCATGCGCCAGCAAAGCGGCGGCGGCGCGATCGTGTCGTTCGAGCTGAAGGGCGCCACGCCCGAGCAGCAGCGGGCCAATGCCTGGCGCGTGATCGACAACACCCGGCTGTGCTCGATCACCGGCAACCTGGGCGACACCCGCACCACCATCACGCACCCGTACACCACCACGCACGCGCGCGTGAGCCCCGAGGCCAAGGCGGCCGCGGGCGTCGGCGAAGGGCTGATCCGGCTGGCGGTGGGGCTGGAGTCGGTCGATGACCTGAAGGCCGACCTGCTGCGCGGCCTGGGCGACTGA
- the sugE gene encoding quaternary ammonium compound efflux SMR transporter SugE: MAWTLLALAGLFEVVWAIGLKYTEGFTRLVPSVITLIGMAISVLLLALALRHIPVGTGYAVWTGIGAVGTAILGIILFNEPATAARLACIGLIVCGIAGLKLVGSA; encoded by the coding sequence ATGGCATGGACACTGCTGGCCCTGGCAGGGCTGTTCGAGGTGGTGTGGGCGATCGGGCTGAAGTACACCGAAGGTTTTACGCGGCTGGTGCCCAGCGTCATCACGCTGATCGGCATGGCCATCAGCGTGCTGCTGCTGGCGCTGGCGCTGCGGCATATCCCGGTCGGGACCGGCTATGCTGTCTGGACCGGGATTGGCGCGGTCGGCACCGCGATCCTCGGCATCATACTCTTCAATGAGCCCGCCACTGCGGCGCGGCTGGCCTGCATCGGCCTGATCGTGTGCGGGATTGCCGGGCTCAAGCTCGTGGGCAGCGCCTGA
- a CDS encoding ABC transporter permease → MSEQDPRADTTTAPAAAGGHAAATPRQRYPQPLLPRNLRNWMMVWYRNYMVWKKLAIPSMIGNLADPMIYLFGLGLGLGLMVGQVNGVSYIAFLAAGTTASSVMMSASFESMYSAFSRMHVQRTWEAIMHAPLTLGDVVLGEIAWAASKAVLSGLAIMLVAGALGYAQMPGALLALPVIVLAGIAFAALAMTVTALAPSYDFFMFYQTLVMTPMLLLSGVFFPLEQLPEGVQAATKVLPLAHAVALIRPLMLGRPSEDVGLHLAVLGAYAMVALVVCLMLLRRRLLR, encoded by the coding sequence ATGAGCGAACAGGATCCCCGCGCGGATACCACCACTGCCCCCGCGGCCGCTGGCGGCCACGCCGCCGCGACGCCGCGCCAGCGCTATCCGCAGCCGCTGCTGCCGCGCAACCTGCGCAACTGGATGATGGTCTGGTACCGCAACTACATGGTGTGGAAGAAGCTGGCCATCCCGTCGATGATCGGCAACCTCGCCGACCCGATGATTTACCTGTTCGGCCTCGGCCTCGGGCTGGGGCTGATGGTGGGCCAGGTCAACGGGGTGTCGTATATCGCCTTCCTGGCCGCCGGCACCACCGCGTCCAGCGTGATGATGTCGGCCAGCTTCGAGTCGATGTATTCGGCGTTCTCGCGCATGCACGTGCAGCGCACCTGGGAGGCGATCATGCATGCCCCGCTGACGCTGGGCGACGTGGTGCTGGGCGAGATCGCCTGGGCGGCCAGCAAGGCGGTACTGTCCGGGCTGGCCATCATGCTGGTGGCGGGTGCGCTCGGCTATGCGCAGATGCCCGGCGCGCTGCTGGCGCTGCCGGTGATCGTGCTGGCCGGCATTGCCTTTGCCGCGCTGGCGATGACTGTCACCGCGCTGGCGCCCAGCTACGACTTCTTCATGTTCTACCAGACCCTGGTGATGACGCCGATGCTGCTGCTGTCGGGCGTGTTCTTCCCGCTGGAACAGTTGCCCGAGGGCGTGCAGGCAGCCACCAAGGTACTGCCGCTGGCGCATGCGGTGGCGCTGATCCGGCCGCTGATGCTGGGCCGTCCGTCGGAGGATGTCGGCCTGCACCTGGCGGTACTGGGCGCCTATGCAATGGTGGCGCTGGTAGTGTGCCTGATGCTGCTGCGCCGCCGGCTGCTGCGCTAA
- the nodI gene encoding nodulation factor ABC transporter ATP-binding protein NodI, giving the protein MTAILELRKVRKQYGDTVVVDDLDLQVFRGQCFGLLGPNGAGKTTTLRLLLGLTTPMAGTLTLCGEPIPERAPQARMRVGVVPQFDNLDPDFSVIENLRIFGRYFGLSSAEIERRVPMLLEFARLENRADAQVRDLSGGMRRRLTVARALINDPDLLVMDEPTTGLDPQARHLIWERLKSLMASGKTILLTTHFMEEAERLCNYLCVIDGGRKIAEGKPHELIDSQIGCDVVEVYGDELDTLRGSLTPLAQRTEMSGETLFCYVREPAPLLAALHGRNGVRYLHRPANLEDVFLKLTGREMRD; this is encoded by the coding sequence TTGACTGCCATCCTAGAGTTGCGCAAGGTGCGCAAGCAATACGGCGACACGGTCGTGGTCGACGACCTCGATCTCCAGGTATTTCGCGGCCAGTGCTTCGGCCTGCTGGGGCCCAACGGCGCCGGCAAGACCACCACGCTGCGCCTGCTGCTGGGCCTGACCACGCCCATGGCCGGCACGCTCACGCTGTGCGGCGAGCCCATCCCCGAGCGCGCGCCGCAGGCGCGCATGCGCGTGGGCGTGGTGCCGCAGTTCGACAACCTCGACCCGGATTTCTCGGTGATCGAGAACCTGCGCATCTTCGGGCGCTACTTCGGACTGTCGTCGGCCGAGATCGAGCGGCGCGTGCCGATGCTGCTGGAATTCGCCCGGCTGGAAAACCGCGCCGATGCGCAGGTGCGCGACCTCTCCGGCGGCATGCGCCGGCGCCTGACGGTGGCACGCGCGCTGATCAACGACCCTGACCTGCTGGTGATGGACGAGCCCACCACCGGCCTGGACCCGCAGGCGCGCCACCTGATCTGGGAGCGCCTGAAGTCGCTGATGGCCAGCGGCAAGACCATCCTGCTGACCACGCACTTCATGGAAGAGGCCGAACGGCTGTGCAACTACCTGTGCGTGATCGACGGCGGCCGCAAGATTGCCGAAGGCAAGCCGCACGAGCTGATCGACAGCCAGATCGGCTGCGACGTGGTCGAGGTCTATGGCGATGAACTGGACACGCTGCGCGGCAGCCTGACGCCGCTGGCGCAACGTACTGAAATGAGCGGCGAGACGCTGTTCTGCTATGTGCGCGAGCCCGCCCCGCTGCTGGCGGCGCTGCACGGCAGGAACGGCGTGCGCTACCTGCACCGCCCGGCCAACCTGGAGGACGTGTTCCTCAAGCTGACCGGCCGCGAGATGCGGGACTGA
- the rpsU gene encoding 30S ribosomal protein S21, which produces MTKIVLKPGEPVEVAMRRFRRAILQTGLIVELKSRTAYEKPTTERKRKKKAAEARLRKRLRMQMLPKKMY; this is translated from the coding sequence TTGACTAAGATCGTCTTGAAACCCGGTGAGCCCGTTGAAGTTGCAATGCGGCGCTTCCGTCGCGCCATTCTGCAGACTGGCCTGATCGTTGAACTCAAGAGCCGCACCGCTTACGAGAAGCCGACGACCGAGCGCAAGCGCAAGAAGAAGGCCGCCGAAGCGCGTCTGCGCAAGCGCCTGCGCATGCAGATGCTGCCGAAGAAGATGTACTGA
- a CDS encoding sensor histidine kinase, which yields MPEPRQPDDPRPDPDHLLQRMQAAGERAARGCLRIYFGASAGVGKTFAMLAAARAQREQGGDVVVGVVETHGRAETEALAEGIERVPLRRVDYRGRTLQEFDLDAALARRPALILVDELAHSNAPGSRHPKRWQDIAELLSAGIDVWTTVNVQHLDSLNQAVAGITGIRVRETVPDTVFDDAGEVVLVDLPADELLRRLREGRVYVPEQARHAVQHFFRKGNLIALRELALRRTADRVDDDVRAYRQEASIEPVWRTREAVLACVGHGSDAAQVVRSARRLAGQLDCDCHVVTVSVPRLAPVPDAQREQLDQAMRLAEALGARTETLAGSDMVAAVAGYVRRHNLTKVLIGRTPARWADGGASLSGRMHALLARALAPWLGARAWLFGRTSFADALAAACPEIDVIRVADDSVRQETPADAPVLPGTEPPQADARPAQWPGLLWAVAWCAGATALSALARPWFDLVNIAMLFLLAVAGVALRHGRTAGAFAALVAVGAFDFFFVPPQLSFAVTDVQYLVTFLVMLAVGLVIGQLTAGLREQAQVSVQRETDARTLYELARELSAALTDAQIVGIGSRFLRAAFDARAAFFLVGADGRLLPAATAPEAGGAAQSDAVDHVLAQWVFNHGQPAGTGTDTLPSGTVLYLPLKAPMQVRGVLAVEPRTWRAFAQPALRRQVDVFATLIAIAIERLHYVEVAQQALLAMESERLRSSLLAAVSHDLRTPLTSLIGMAETLQRGTTPLAPEVAETVGAMRDQARRMHAMVANLLDMARLQSRSVALRKEWQSFEELAGAALASLRDALARHRVVVADLSALPLVECDGVLMERVLCNLLENAAKYTAPGTEIRVRGELSDDAVHLVVEDDGPGVPAAMARQVFEKFTRGERESATTGVGLGLAVCEAIVQAHGGSIRVEPVHARAQGEGTGARFVVTLPRGNPPVLELEAAGLPA from the coding sequence ATGCCTGAGCCGCGCCAACCCGACGATCCCCGCCCCGACCCCGACCACCTGCTGCAGCGCATGCAGGCCGCCGGCGAACGCGCCGCGCGCGGGTGCCTGCGCATCTATTTCGGCGCTTCGGCCGGCGTCGGCAAGACCTTCGCCATGCTGGCCGCGGCGCGCGCGCAGCGCGAGCAGGGCGGCGACGTGGTGGTGGGCGTGGTCGAAACCCATGGCCGCGCCGAAACCGAGGCGCTGGCCGAAGGCATCGAGCGCGTGCCATTGCGCCGCGTCGACTACCGCGGCCGCACGCTGCAGGAATTCGATCTCGATGCGGCCCTGGCACGCCGGCCTGCGCTGATCCTGGTGGATGAGCTGGCGCACAGCAACGCGCCCGGCAGCCGCCACCCCAAGCGCTGGCAGGACATCGCCGAACTGCTGTCGGCCGGCATCGATGTCTGGACCACGGTCAACGTCCAGCACCTGGACAGCCTGAACCAGGCGGTGGCCGGCATCACCGGCATCCGCGTGCGCGAGACCGTGCCCGACACGGTCTTCGACGATGCCGGCGAGGTGGTGCTGGTCGACCTGCCCGCCGACGAGCTGCTGCGCCGCCTGCGCGAAGGGCGCGTGTACGTGCCCGAGCAGGCCCGCCATGCCGTGCAGCATTTCTTCCGCAAGGGCAACCTGATTGCGCTGCGCGAGCTGGCGCTGCGCCGCACTGCCGACCGCGTCGACGACGACGTGCGCGCCTACCGGCAGGAAGCCTCGATCGAACCGGTCTGGCGCACGCGTGAAGCGGTGCTGGCCTGTGTCGGCCACGGCAGCGATGCTGCGCAGGTGGTGCGCAGCGCGCGCCGGCTGGCCGGGCAGCTCGATTGCGACTGCCATGTGGTGACGGTGTCGGTGCCGCGCCTGGCACCCGTGCCCGACGCCCAGCGCGAGCAGCTCGACCAGGCCATGCGGTTGGCCGAGGCGCTGGGCGCGCGTACCGAAACGCTGGCCGGCAGCGACATGGTGGCGGCGGTGGCCGGCTATGTGCGGCGGCACAATCTGACCAAGGTCTTGATCGGCCGCACGCCGGCGCGCTGGGCCGATGGCGGGGCTTCATTGTCCGGCCGCATGCACGCGCTGCTGGCGCGCGCGCTGGCGCCATGGCTGGGCGCGCGCGCGTGGCTGTTCGGGCGCACCAGTTTTGCCGATGCGCTGGCTGCGGCGTGTCCCGAGATCGACGTGATCCGCGTGGCGGACGACAGCGTCCGACAGGAGACCCCCGCTGATGCGCCCGTGCTGCCCGGCACCGAGCCGCCGCAGGCAGACGCCCGGCCTGCGCAGTGGCCGGGCCTGCTGTGGGCGGTGGCCTGGTGCGCCGGCGCCACCGCGCTGTCGGCGCTGGCGCGGCCATGGTTCGACCTGGTCAATATCGCCATGCTGTTCCTGCTGGCGGTGGCCGGCGTGGCGCTGCGCCACGGACGTACCGCGGGGGCGTTCGCCGCGCTGGTGGCGGTGGGGGCGTTTGATTTCTTCTTCGTGCCGCCGCAGCTGTCGTTTGCGGTCACCGACGTGCAATACCTGGTGACCTTCCTGGTGATGCTGGCAGTCGGGCTGGTGATTGGACAGCTGACGGCCGGACTGCGCGAGCAGGCCCAGGTATCGGTGCAGCGCGAGACCGATGCGCGCACGCTGTACGAGCTGGCGCGCGAGCTGTCGGCGGCGCTGACCGACGCGCAGATCGTCGGTATCGGCAGCCGCTTCCTGCGCGCGGCGTTCGATGCGCGTGCCGCGTTTTTCCTGGTCGGCGCGGACGGCCGGCTGCTGCCCGCGGCCACGGCTCCCGAGGCCGGCGGCGCGGCACAGAGCGATGCCGTCGACCACGTGCTGGCGCAATGGGTCTTCAACCACGGCCAGCCGGCCGGCACCGGCACCGACACGCTGCCTTCCGGCACGGTGCTGTACCTGCCGCTGAAGGCGCCGATGCAGGTGCGCGGCGTGCTGGCAGTGGAGCCGCGCACCTGGCGCGCATTTGCTCAGCCCGCGCTGCGGCGCCAGGTCGATGTCTTTGCCACGCTGATCGCGATTGCGATCGAGCGGCTGCACTATGTCGAGGTGGCGCAGCAGGCGCTGCTGGCGATGGAGTCCGAGCGCCTGCGCAGCTCGCTGCTGGCGGCGGTGTCTCACGACCTGCGCACGCCGCTGACCAGCCTGATCGGCATGGCCGAGACCCTGCAGCGCGGCACGACGCCGCTGGCGCCGGAGGTGGCCGAGACCGTCGGCGCCATGCGCGACCAGGCGCGCCGCATGCACGCGATGGTGGCCAACCTGCTCGACATGGCGCGGCTGCAAAGCCGCAGTGTGGCGCTGCGCAAGGAATGGCAGTCGTTCGAAGAACTGGCCGGCGCGGCGCTGGCGTCGCTGCGCGATGCGCTGGCGCGGCACCGCGTGGTGGTGGCCGACCTGTCGGCACTGCCGCTGGTGGAATGCGATGGCGTGCTGATGGAGCGCGTGCTGTGCAACCTGCTGGAGAATGCGGCCAAGTACACCGCGCCGGGTACCGAGATCCGCGTGCGCGGCGAGCTCTCCGACGACGCCGTGCACCTCGTCGTCGAGGACGACGGCCCCGGCGTGCCGGCGGCGATGGCGCGGCAGGTGTTCGAGAAATTCACCCGCGGCGAGCGCGAGTCCGCCACCACCGGGGTGGGCCTGGGGCTGGCCGTGTGCGAGGCCATCGTGCAGGCGCACGGCGGCAGCATCCGCGTCGAGCCGGTGCATGCTCGGGCGCAGGGCGAAGGCACCGGCGCGCGCTTCGTGGTCACGCTGCCGCGCGGCAACCCTCCAGTGCTGGAACTGGAAGCGGCCGGCTTGCCGGCCTGA
- the kdpE gene encoding two-component system response regulator KdpE, with product MPFEFSPTVLLVEDEPHIRRFVRAALQDEGCTVHEAESLQRGLIEAGTRQPDLVILDLGLPDGDGVSMIGDLRTWTEVPVLVLSARTGEAEKIRALDAGADDYLTKPFGVGELVARLRVLQRRHVRAGAQGRAQVAFGEIAVDLANRQVTRAGEPVHLTPIEFRLLAVLLAHRGKVMTHRELLREVWGPSHADSSQYLRVYMGHLRHKLEADPARPAYLLTEIGVGYRFAG from the coding sequence ATGCCATTCGAGTTTTCGCCCACGGTGCTGCTGGTGGAAGACGAGCCCCATATCCGCCGCTTCGTGCGCGCGGCGCTGCAGGACGAGGGCTGCACCGTGCACGAGGCCGAATCGCTGCAGCGCGGACTGATCGAGGCCGGCACGCGCCAGCCGGACCTGGTGATCCTGGACCTGGGGCTGCCCGATGGCGACGGCGTATCGATGATCGGCGACCTGCGCACCTGGACCGAAGTGCCGGTGCTGGTGCTGTCGGCGCGCACCGGCGAGGCCGAGAAGATCCGCGCGCTCGACGCCGGCGCCGACGACTACCTGACCAAGCCCTTCGGCGTGGGCGAGCTGGTGGCGCGCCTGCGCGTGCTGCAGCGCCGCCATGTGCGTGCCGGCGCGCAGGGGCGGGCGCAGGTGGCGTTCGGCGAGATCGCCGTGGACCTGGCCAACCGCCAGGTCACGCGCGCGGGGGAGCCGGTGCACCTGACGCCGATCGAGTTCCGGCTGCTGGCGGTGCTGCTGGCGCATCGCGGCAAGGTCATGACCCACCGCGAACTGCTGCGCGAGGTGTGGGGGCCGTCGCATGCCGACAGCAGCCAGTACCTGCGCGTCTACATGGGGCACCTGCGGCACAAGCTGGAAGCCGACCCGGCCCGGCCTGCCTACCTGCTGACCGAGATCGGCGTGGGCTACCGCTTCGCCGGCTGA
- a CDS encoding cupin domain-containing protein, with the protein MQDQPVYFISTDEVEGYHPANHVGTLNRRLIGPETVGSRHLEVIHGTIEKGKGALPHAHPGIEQVCYVLEGRAVAEVGGQRKELGPGDCCFFPPDQMHVFTVVSDEPAKILVIYSPPYEESPERVIRPA; encoded by the coding sequence ATGCAGGACCAACCCGTCTATTTCATCTCGACCGACGAGGTCGAGGGCTACCACCCCGCCAACCATGTCGGCACCCTCAATCGCCGGCTGATCGGCCCAGAGACCGTCGGATCGCGGCATCTGGAAGTGATCCACGGCACCATCGAGAAGGGCAAGGGCGCGCTGCCGCACGCGCATCCCGGCATCGAGCAGGTCTGCTACGTGCTGGAAGGCCGCGCCGTGGCCGAGGTCGGCGGCCAGCGAAAGGAACTGGGCCCTGGCGACTGCTGCTTCTTCCCGCCGGACCAGATGCATGTGTTCACCGTGGTCAGCGACGAGCCGGCCAAGATTCTGGTCATCTATTCCCCGCCATATGAGGAATCCCCCGAGCGCGTGATACGGCCCGCATAA